A genomic stretch from Shewanella woodyi ATCC 51908 includes:
- a CDS encoding GNAT family N-acetyltransferase, protein MEVLLQPVTRKNYEQVCELEVSKEQEALVAENTWSLVESLFEGYESRAIYANKELVGFFMWVHETSEKTSIWRFMIDQKFQNKGIGRKALDLALNEIKQSTKLREIEICYNPKNPVAKDFYSSFGFTEVGMDEDMLAVINV, encoded by the coding sequence GTGGAAGTATTACTTCAACCTGTTACAAGAAAAAATTATGAACAGGTTTGTGAGCTGGAAGTGTCTAAAGAGCAGGAAGCTCTTGTTGCAGAAAATACATGGTCACTTGTCGAGTCTCTTTTTGAGGGTTACGAATCCCGTGCTATTTACGCAAATAAAGAGCTCGTGGGCTTTTTCATGTGGGTTCATGAAACATCAGAGAAAACATCTATTTGGCGCTTTATGATTGATCAAAAATTCCAAAACAAGGGTATAGGTCGAAAAGCTTTAGATTTAGCTTTAAATGAGATTAAACAGTCTACAAAACTTAGGGAGATTGAGATCTGTTACAACCCTAAAAACCCAGTTGCAAAAGATTTTTATTCAAGCTTTGGTTTCACTGAAGTAGGGATGGATGAAGACATGCTGGCCGTTATTAACGTTTAA
- a CDS encoding M1 family metallopeptidase — protein MLNGWDNNHDHHSFSNVERVRVTHLELALNVNFQAKQLSGVASLALDYLDKSCRELWLDLRELTIIGVEDEEGAELTFVIDKEDPILGQRLNISFTSKLNKVIVHYVTSPDAEGLQWLSPLQTSGKTLPFLFSQSQPVNARSWIPLQDTPKARITFNAKVKAPSGMRVVMSAMNDAEAKLDGEFDFSMEKPIPTHLLAIAVGDLAFGPIGPRTGVYAEPELLEAAVKEFEDTEEMVVTAESLLGPYPWGRYDMLVLPPSFPFGGMENPRLAFMTPTLIAGDKSLVSTVAHELAHSWTGNLVSNATWRDLWLNEGFTTYFTNRIVEAVFGKEQAELEVVLEYGRLKEELATTAFAEQNLPANVQKQDPNEAFNRFTYDKASMFVHDLEKRIGREAFDKFLFTYVEHFAFEAITTERFIDYAKQTLLIEHADKISEAELNEWVYGCGMPSCFTAPQSDSLDKVDLALSLWAKGACAESLETEAWRVHHWQYFLNSLPEVQKQSQLMDLDNHFKLTDSTNAEIACDWFRVAIRNHYDPVLPALSDYLIRIGRGKFVKPLFTELQVAGYESEMKEIYREARKGYHPSIVTQLDKLLSFS, from the coding sequence GTGTTAAATGGATGGGATAACAATCATGATCACCACTCATTCTCCAACGTAGAGAGAGTAAGAGTCACGCACCTTGAACTGGCATTGAATGTTAATTTTCAAGCTAAACAGTTATCTGGTGTCGCTTCTTTGGCGTTAGATTATCTTGATAAGAGTTGCCGGGAACTTTGGTTAGACCTAAGAGAGTTGACCATTATAGGTGTTGAGGATGAAGAGGGCGCAGAGCTTACCTTTGTTATTGATAAAGAGGACCCCATACTTGGTCAGCGTTTGAATATCTCTTTTACTTCAAAGCTAAATAAGGTCATCGTTCATTATGTCACCTCTCCTGATGCTGAGGGTTTGCAGTGGTTGAGTCCGCTGCAGACCAGTGGTAAAACTCTTCCGTTTCTTTTTAGCCAGTCACAACCTGTTAATGCCAGAAGTTGGATACCGTTACAAGACACGCCAAAAGCCAGAATTACTTTTAATGCCAAAGTGAAAGCGCCATCAGGCATGCGTGTTGTAATGAGTGCCATGAATGACGCTGAGGCTAAGCTAGATGGTGAGTTTGATTTTTCGATGGAAAAACCCATTCCTACGCATCTACTTGCTATCGCCGTGGGGGATCTCGCTTTTGGCCCTATTGGCCCACGAACAGGAGTGTATGCTGAGCCAGAGTTGTTAGAGGCCGCCGTTAAAGAGTTTGAGGATACAGAGGAGATGGTTGTTACAGCTGAATCTCTTCTTGGTCCATACCCTTGGGGGCGATATGACATGCTGGTGTTGCCACCTAGTTTCCCCTTTGGCGGCATGGAGAATCCTAGGCTCGCCTTTATGACGCCAACACTCATTGCTGGTGATAAGAGCCTGGTTTCGACCGTTGCTCATGAGTTGGCTCACTCCTGGACGGGTAACTTAGTCAGTAATGCAACTTGGCGAGATCTCTGGCTGAATGAAGGGTTCACAACCTATTTTACCAATCGAATTGTCGAAGCCGTGTTTGGTAAAGAGCAAGCTGAGCTTGAGGTCGTCCTGGAGTATGGGCGCTTAAAGGAGGAGTTAGCGACCACTGCATTTGCGGAGCAAAACTTACCGGCAAACGTGCAGAAACAAGATCCTAATGAAGCATTTAACCGCTTTACGTATGACAAGGCCTCTATGTTTGTTCATGATCTTGAAAAACGTATTGGTCGTGAGGCGTTTGATAAGTTTCTTTTTACCTATGTAGAGCATTTTGCGTTTGAAGCGATCACCACAGAGCGCTTTATTGATTATGCTAAGCAAACCTTACTAATTGAGCATGCAGATAAGATATCTGAGGCTGAATTAAATGAGTGGGTGTATGGCTGTGGTATGCCGAGCTGTTTTACGGCGCCGCAATCAGATAGTTTAGATAAAGTGGATCTTGCTCTTTCACTCTGGGCTAAAGGGGCTTGTGCAGAGTCGCTAGAGACAGAGGCTTGGCGTGTTCATCACTGGCAATACTTTCTCAATAGCTTACCTGAGGTTCAAAAACAGTCCCAACTGATGGATCTCGATAATCATTTTAAGCTGACAGATTCAACCAATGCAGAGATTGCTTGTGACTGGTTTAGGGTTGCGATACGTAATCATTATGATCCGGTTTTACCTGCCTTAAGTGATTATCTGATCCGTATCGGTAGGGGGAAGTTTGTAAAGCCTTTGTTTACCGAGTTACAAGTTGCTGGTTATGAAAGCGAGATGAAAGAGATCTATCGTGAAGCGAGAAAAGGTTACCACCCTTCGATTGTGACTCAGCTAGATAAACTTCTGAGCTTCAGTTAA
- a CDS encoding sensor domain-containing diguanylate cyclase produces the protein MSYRVTVCLLLFFSLIGCSFSSIGAPSLDQSFLFYAKDNQSAPKEYAEVTDWMSTLDKADSISLTGGSYWMVIPVHRYSRETKWAINVRNSIVESLDYTLLGNDGSSQYHHSGYSAPYEFLFSYGREVELHYDVDYWFVIRMESRYFSSVPKVELEPYGAYKNSSDMEAMLVMLCLGGLLFIACYNLLIYFSIRDRAFLYYGLYVITYFTGWALTFHLGAHLWGFHNLEIHHLFFIGLPIFNILFYKHFLQLPEYSPKLWRLSKLLMWTCILALPTSIFLLSYTALIASVLIMLWIALAITCGNVCLIKGFYPARYFIFAFTCLLLPAVIILPGNMGITSDFIENAELATLIGGTVDALMLSLALAYKIKLLSEERQSYIETLGVAWEKARQDKLTQLPNRHAFDEYLLSETFFGEDAKKSLALILLDLDGLKQVNHTLGHHEGDSLLVHAAKELKNSCDLMERAKLFRIGGDNFVILVSEVQLADILKKIEELSSSISNQVYKETGISYGYAFSSEAKDASEWLRAADRDMYKRKTAKRREDQLQQMSIQDETLV, from the coding sequence ATGAGTTACAGAGTGACTGTATGCTTGCTCCTGTTTTTTAGTCTTATAGGCTGCAGCTTTTCATCTATCGGGGCTCCTTCGTTAGATCAATCCTTTCTTTTTTATGCAAAAGACAACCAAAGTGCACCTAAAGAGTACGCAGAAGTCACTGACTGGATGTCGACATTAGATAAAGCAGACTCAATTAGTTTGACTGGCGGTAGTTATTGGATGGTGATCCCTGTCCATCGCTATAGCCGTGAGACTAAGTGGGCGATTAATGTTCGTAACTCCATTGTTGAATCATTGGACTACACCCTATTAGGGAATGATGGCAGTTCTCAATATCACCATAGTGGCTACTCTGCGCCTTATGAGTTTCTGTTTAGCTATGGCCGTGAGGTCGAGCTTCATTATGACGTTGATTATTGGTTTGTCATTCGAATGGAGAGTCGCTACTTCTCATCTGTGCCTAAGGTAGAGCTTGAGCCTTACGGTGCTTATAAGAACAGTTCAGATATGGAAGCCATGTTGGTGATGTTGTGTCTAGGGGGCTTGCTGTTTATTGCCTGCTACAACTTGCTTATCTACTTCTCTATTCGCGACCGCGCCTTTCTCTATTATGGGCTCTATGTGATCACCTACTTCACTGGTTGGGCGCTCACTTTTCACCTTGGTGCTCACCTTTGGGGATTCCATAATTTAGAGATCCACCACCTGTTCTTTATTGGGTTACCGATCTTCAATATTCTATTTTATAAACATTTCCTTCAACTTCCTGAGTACTCGCCTAAGTTATGGCGATTAAGTAAGCTCTTGATGTGGACCTGTATTCTTGCCTTGCCTACCAGTATATTTTTACTCTCTTATACGGCGCTTATCGCATCAGTGTTGATCATGCTTTGGATTGCTCTGGCAATTACCTGTGGTAATGTCTGTTTGATTAAAGGTTTTTATCCTGCCCGTTACTTTATTTTTGCTTTTACCTGCCTACTGCTACCTGCTGTGATTATTTTGCCGGGCAATATGGGGATCACATCAGACTTTATTGAGAACGCAGAGCTTGCAACCTTAATTGGTGGCACAGTTGATGCCTTAATGTTGTCTTTAGCCTTAGCTTATAAGATTAAGCTTCTGTCTGAAGAGCGACAAAGTTATATCGAAACCTTAGGGGTTGCTTGGGAGAAGGCAAGACAAGATAAGTTGACTCAGTTACCTAACCGGCATGCATTTGATGAATACCTACTGTCTGAAACGTTTTTTGGAGAGGACGCTAAGAAGAGCCTAGCACTGATATTACTCGATTTAGATGGGTTAAAGCAGGTTAACCATACCTTGGGGCATCATGAAGGAGACAGTTTGTTGGTACATGCAGCTAAAGAGTTGAAAAATAGCTGTGATTTAATGGAGAGAGCGAAGCTGTTTCGAATAGGTGGCGATAATTTTGTTATCTTGGTTTCAGAGGTGCAACTTGCTGACATATTGAAGAAGATTGAGGAGTTATCTAGCTCCATATCGAATCAGGTGTATAAAGAGACTGGGATTAGTTACGGTTATGCCTTTAGCAGTGAGGCAAAAGATGCCAGTGAGTGGTTAAGAGCTGCCGACAGAGATATGTACAAGCGTAAAACAGCTAAGCGACGTGAAGATCAGCTGCAACAGATGTCGATACAAGATGAGACCTTGGTTTAA
- a CDS encoding NAD(P)-binding protein, whose amino-acid sequence MEQSRPNFIYPSGSMLMHSPLILNKADMYGFFMKGKEKNLQKSIDTSLNQVAGSSMYFKVLSPYVLTSFTRVDKAYSAYPQDRDKGWLQETDIITWVMVGRKNSATSDDISHVYFHPLHIFVNDAMALINGRELFGYPKYMCEYEMPMPGQPLTKLSLAAKSFKTFSAETELAMHPLLEVNCEAKEEEQLSTAEAISQTWQLFKDQTDFIPELDKLGEEQLFSLLFKPAIDQVFLKQLPDSSGDKAVYQAITASPAKVNKVHSLSLLENDLLATVFDNDSFPLKESLGVELGEQHVLLPYHVNFDFEVPAGEVLVDNSVLKKEKIAILGGGVAAITAAACLTEQPGWQNRYEIDIYQMGWRIGGKGASGRNAEYGQRIEEHGLHIWFGFYQNAFNLMRKAYEELDRPAGTPLATFLDAFKPHNFIVLQEDVGGDSDSWPIVFPERSGLPGDSTETLTLWKVVKAAFSWIRQWLSDMDEILDESNSESAKPIHWFSEEWFERLNDKIEDSLEDARESLSTLGDKLECHFNQLIGRECDDHAHHDDEGLIESAVDSLRARLEERFIDKLETNDELRRLYIAADLGLTILKGMFADDLFAKGFDAINDYDYREWLTKHGANQTFTVDSAPVRGFYDLVFAYEKGNFDKPNLEAGTIIRSMLRIAFCYQGGVMWKMQAGMGDTVFTPYYEVLKRRGVKFHFFNRVDNLVCENSSIQAIEITEQAQLKEGVNEYNPFVDVKGLDCWPSAPNYEQLNPEEAELLQDKNINLEHFWSDWEQEYQAKFNQPLPTKRLEKGVDFDQVIFGLSIGSVPHVASEVITQSPPLAQAVDKVQTVATQAYQLWLNQDLEGMGWPLKTEDNQEPVLSGFTEPFDTWASMGQLLDKEDWPSDTEPKNASYFCSALPVDSYPPQSDTQFAQQKTEEAKAGAIGQLKAQIHKLWGNVGESFPWQWLHDPQNRQGEARFDSQYWRANVDPSERYVLSVKGSSQYRIDTDGTGIDNLFVTGDWIKTGINAGCVEAATMAGMHTSKAISGYPKVIKGEKDF is encoded by the coding sequence ATGGAACAATCACGTCCAAATTTTATCTACCCTTCGGGCTCCATGTTAATGCACTCTCCCCTTATTCTTAATAAAGCTGATATGTATGGCTTTTTTATGAAAGGCAAAGAGAAAAACCTGCAAAAATCTATCGATACCAGTCTCAACCAAGTCGCAGGAAGCAGCATGTACTTTAAGGTGCTCTCCCCCTATGTGCTGACCAGTTTTACTCGAGTCGATAAAGCTTACTCTGCTTATCCTCAAGACCGAGATAAAGGCTGGCTCCAGGAGACTGATATTATCACTTGGGTCATGGTAGGCCGAAAAAACAGCGCCACAAGCGACGACATAAGCCATGTATATTTTCATCCACTGCATATCTTCGTCAATGACGCCATGGCCCTAATCAATGGGCGAGAGCTCTTTGGTTACCCTAAATATATGTGTGAATATGAGATGCCAATGCCTGGGCAACCTCTCACTAAGCTCAGCCTGGCGGCAAAGAGTTTTAAAACCTTCTCAGCAGAAACGGAGCTGGCAATGCATCCTCTGTTAGAGGTGAACTGTGAAGCTAAAGAGGAGGAGCAACTATCAACAGCTGAGGCCATTAGCCAGACTTGGCAGTTATTTAAAGATCAGACCGATTTTATTCCTGAACTGGATAAGCTAGGTGAAGAGCAGCTCTTTAGTTTGCTGTTTAAACCTGCCATCGATCAGGTTTTTCTTAAGCAGTTACCTGACTCATCCGGTGATAAAGCGGTTTACCAAGCAATCACCGCCTCCCCCGCTAAAGTGAACAAGGTGCATTCGCTCTCTCTACTTGAAAATGATCTACTCGCTACCGTATTCGATAATGACAGCTTTCCACTGAAAGAGTCACTTGGGGTTGAGCTAGGCGAGCAACATGTCCTGCTACCCTACCATGTTAATTTTGATTTCGAAGTACCAGCAGGCGAAGTACTTGTCGATAACTCAGTACTAAAAAAAGAGAAGATCGCTATTTTAGGTGGTGGGGTCGCCGCCATCACTGCAGCCGCCTGCCTCACGGAGCAACCAGGGTGGCAAAACCGCTATGAGATAGATATCTATCAGATGGGATGGCGCATTGGTGGCAAAGGTGCCAGTGGCCGCAATGCCGAATATGGCCAACGAATTGAAGAACATGGGCTGCATATCTGGTTTGGTTTCTACCAAAATGCTTTTAACTTGATGCGGAAAGCTTATGAGGAGTTAGACAGACCTGCAGGAACCCCACTAGCAACCTTTTTAGATGCTTTCAAACCACATAATTTTATTGTACTTCAGGAAGATGTGGGCGGTGACTCAGACAGTTGGCCGATAGTATTTCCCGAGCGAAGTGGCCTTCCTGGAGATAGCACAGAAACCTTAACTTTATGGAAGGTGGTAAAAGCGGCCTTTAGCTGGATCCGACAGTGGCTCTCGGATATGGATGAGATACTCGATGAGTCAAACAGCGAGTCAGCGAAACCTATTCACTGGTTTAGCGAGGAGTGGTTTGAACGTCTCAATGACAAGATAGAGGACTCCCTTGAAGATGCAAGAGAGAGCTTATCCACACTGGGAGATAAGCTTGAATGTCACTTTAATCAGCTTATTGGACGTGAGTGCGATGATCACGCTCACCATGATGACGAGGGGTTGATCGAAAGCGCGGTAGACAGTCTCAGGGCTAGGCTAGAGGAGCGCTTCATCGATAAGCTAGAAACGAATGATGAGCTGCGCCGTCTCTATATCGCCGCCGATCTGGGACTCACCATACTCAAAGGTATGTTTGCCGATGATCTGTTTGCAAAAGGCTTCGATGCCATTAACGATTATGATTACCGAGAGTGGCTAACTAAGCATGGAGCGAACCAAACTTTCACAGTTGACTCGGCACCGGTTAGAGGTTTTTACGATCTGGTCTTCGCCTATGAAAAGGGAAACTTTGATAAACCTAACCTCGAAGCAGGTACCATTATTCGCTCCATGTTACGTATCGCATTTTGCTATCAGGGCGGCGTGATGTGGAAAATGCAAGCAGGCATGGGAGATACAGTATTTACCCCCTACTATGAAGTGCTTAAACGTCGAGGAGTCAAATTCCACTTCTTCAATCGCGTCGATAATTTGGTCTGCGAAAACAGCAGCATTCAAGCCATTGAGATAACCGAGCAGGCTCAATTAAAAGAGGGCGTGAATGAGTACAACCCTTTTGTCGATGTAAAAGGCTTAGACTGCTGGCCAAGTGCACCAAATTATGAGCAACTCAATCCAGAGGAAGCTGAGCTACTTCAAGACAAGAATATCAATTTAGAGCACTTTTGGAGTGACTGGGAGCAGGAGTACCAAGCTAAGTTCAATCAACCACTCCCCACTAAACGACTCGAAAAAGGGGTCGACTTTGATCAGGTGATCTTTGGTCTCTCTATTGGCTCAGTTCCCCATGTGGCCAGTGAAGTTATCACCCAAAGCCCGCCTCTGGCTCAGGCGGTAGATAAGGTGCAAACCGTGGCGACTCAAGCTTATCAACTCTGGCTAAATCAGGACCTTGAAGGGATGGGTTGGCCGCTCAAAACCGAAGATAACCAAGAGCCTGTGCTATCAGGCTTTACCGAACCCTTCGATACTTGGGCCTCCATGGGTCAGCTGCTCGATAAGGAGGATTGGCCAAGCGATACTGAGCCTAAAAATGCCAGTTACTTCTGCTCTGCCCTACCAGTCGATAGCTACCCTCCCCAAAGCGATACTCAGTTTGCACAGCAAAAAACTGAGGAGGCTAAAGCGGGCGCTATCGGTCAACTTAAGGCTCAGATCCATAAACTCTGGGGCAATGTGGGAGAAAGCTTCCCTTGGCAATGGCTGCACGACCCACAAAACAGACAAGGTGAAGCTAGATTCGACAGCCAATATTGGCGAGCAAATGTTGATCCATCTGAGCGCTATGTACTCTCGGTCAAGGGCAGTAGTCAGTACAGAATCGATACCGATGGTACAGGGATAGATAACCTCTTTGTTACCGGAGACTGGATTAAAACGGGCATCAATGCAGGGTGTGTTGAGGCCGCGACGATGGCGGGAATGCACACATCCAAAGCCATTAGTGGCTATCCTAAAGTGATTAAGGGGGAGAAAGACTTCTAA
- a CDS encoding glutathione peroxidase, with amino-acid sequence MTTKIWDFTVNDIQGAESSLTDFKGKVLLIVNTASGCGFTPQYQGLQSLYEKFGPDKFAVLGFPCNQFGAQESGSNSEIQSFCELNFNVSFPMFQKIEVNGEDAHPLYQYLKSSAKGILGSQRIKWNFTKFLVDSDGKVLERFAPTTKPEALTKKIEELLK; translated from the coding sequence ATGACAACTAAAATTTGGGATTTTACGGTTAATGATATTCAGGGGGCTGAAAGCTCGCTTACTGACTTTAAAGGTAAAGTACTTCTGATCGTCAATACGGCTAGTGGGTGCGGCTTTACACCTCAATACCAAGGCCTACAATCCCTTTATGAAAAATTCGGTCCCGATAAGTTTGCAGTCTTAGGCTTTCCATGTAATCAGTTTGGGGCTCAGGAGAGTGGTAGTAATAGTGAGATCCAATCATTTTGTGAGCTCAACTTTAATGTCAGCTTCCCTATGTTTCAAAAAATAGAGGTGAACGGTGAAGATGCTCACCCCCTGTATCAATACCTAAAATCATCAGCAAAAGGGATACTTGGCAGTCAAAGGATCAAATGGAACTTCACCAAATTCTTAGTCGATAGTGATGGCAAAGTACTTGAGAGGTTTGCTCCAACCACTAAGCCTGAAGCTCTCACAAAAAAAATTGAAGAATTATTAAAGTAA
- a CDS encoding collagenase, with protein MKVSNLLPIATLLSLYTFTANAESSSLSEILTQEHACSDTILIRSQALSQAQIAQACQLLSTQEAKFHALFGTRGKPVANDNNVSMRANVYHSREDYVQYVTAHFDVPSDNGGMFLEGLPHKLNNQAEFVAYEKKGQIWNLAHEYVHYLDGHFNLYGDFCASLHDSHSAPEYCPKPAPLLPHLVWWSEGLGEYISQGDNNEAAIKLAKDSLASETSYPLSELFNTSYEINGGSDRVYRWGYLAVRFMIEQHRDKIEQMLTFTRKGDYPRYQALVKQWGAQMDGEFKDWLISL; from the coding sequence ATGAAGGTATCTAACCTCCTCCCTATTGCCACTTTACTCTCTCTTTATACTTTTACTGCCAATGCAGAATCATCATCCCTTTCTGAAATCTTAACTCAGGAACATGCGTGCAGCGATACTATTCTTATCCGCTCTCAAGCTTTATCGCAAGCTCAAATAGCTCAAGCCTGTCAGTTATTGAGTACTCAAGAAGCAAAATTTCATGCCCTATTTGGCACTCGAGGAAAACCTGTAGCCAATGACAACAATGTCAGTATGAGAGCCAATGTCTATCACTCCCGCGAAGATTATGTTCAATATGTGACCGCACATTTCGATGTTCCCAGCGATAATGGTGGTATGTTCCTCGAGGGCTTACCTCACAAATTGAATAACCAAGCTGAGTTTGTCGCCTACGAGAAAAAGGGCCAGATCTGGAATTTAGCTCACGAGTACGTGCATTACCTCGATGGACACTTCAACCTCTACGGTGATTTTTGCGCCTCACTCCATGACTCCCATAGCGCCCCTGAGTATTGCCCAAAACCTGCGCCACTTTTGCCTCACCTCGTTTGGTGGAGTGAAGGACTAGGTGAATATATCTCTCAAGGCGATAATAATGAGGCCGCCATAAAATTAGCAAAAGACTCCTTAGCCAGCGAGACGAGTTACCCACTGAGTGAACTATTTAATACCAGCTATGAGATAAATGGTGGTTCTGACAGGGTCTACCGCTGGGGATATTTAGCGGTTCGCTTTATGATCGAGCAGCACAGAGACAAAATCGAGCAGATGCTAACCTTTACTCGCAAAGGAGATTACCCTAGGTACCAAGCCTTGGTGAAACAGTGGGGAGCACAGATGGATGGTGAGTTTAAAGATTGGCTCATATCACTCTAA
- a CDS encoding YfaZ family outer membrane protein yields MRLSLLSSLLILSSVSVTAFANDFSVGLNDDVISTDLAIDLNKNTNAVFGYIYSNDGGHLTSAAMHISHDAGIHHFEVGAKFSYVWAKQSANGSAVGVGGRYKMDLGSSLSFHASGYYAPSVLSFGSVDGQYELDSKMQFQLNPSLALFAGYRNIRFQYDYADNSTFDSGFYIGARARF; encoded by the coding sequence ATGCGATTAAGTTTATTGAGTAGCCTGCTAATTTTGTCATCTGTTTCAGTGACAGCTTTTGCCAATGATTTTAGTGTCGGTTTAAACGATGATGTTATTTCAACTGATCTTGCTATCGATTTAAATAAGAATACCAATGCCGTGTTTGGTTATATCTACTCCAATGATGGCGGCCATTTAACCTCAGCTGCGATGCATATTTCTCATGATGCGGGGATCCACCATTTTGAAGTTGGGGCTAAATTTTCATATGTGTGGGCTAAGCAGAGTGCTAATGGTAGTGCTGTGGGTGTTGGTGGGCGCTACAAAATGGATCTCGGCTCCAGTTTGTCATTTCATGCATCTGGATACTACGCACCTTCGGTACTGTCATTTGGTAGTGTTGATGGGCAATATGAGCTCGACAGTAAAATGCAGTTTCAGTTAAACCCAAGTTTGGCATTATTTGCTGGCTATCGAAATATTCGTTTTCAATACGATTATGCCGATAACTCAACCTTCGATAGCGGGTTTTATATTGGCGCAAGGGCAAGGTTTTAA
- a CDS encoding RsmB/NOP family class I SAM-dependent RNA methyltransferase: protein MVDALNTSQTRSTEPSADALSFDNLQADTPAQKRALSYANTIYQLFHQVMDKQQPADRVVGEYFRVNKKHGSKDRRVIRESLFALFRWWGWLRKFDSQSEIEQTWLIQLTINARLESHPWSEFISAWETFAGLVSINSAPEFSHISQRATWLNEQFSEHCFTTDELVPDWFWEVCPSENSEQRLALVESLSSRPPIWGRVQNIDLDDAIQSLQKLDIPAKGCEFFSDSINLGNKNINLNGLSLYKEGELEIQDLGSQVVGQLCQPRADDNWWDTCSGAGGKSLQIRSLMLQQSQEAQGSIIASDIRRKPLEELAKRAKRAGFKKITTSPWKSDELPVPHAHFDGVLVDAPCSCTGTWRRNPDMRWIDTIDTVLDKPSLQLDILTRSSKAVKAGATLVYATCSLSPLENEEVVKAFLAQHSDFSLEITTHPFTGAKDTMHTVVPYQADTDGMFVARMLKRS from the coding sequence ATGGTCGACGCCTTGAATACAAGCCAAACTCGCTCAACAGAGCCATCAGCTGACGCACTCTCTTTTGATAACCTGCAAGCCGATACGCCGGCTCAAAAACGTGCATTAAGCTATGCCAATACCATCTATCAGCTGTTTCATCAGGTGATGGATAAGCAGCAGCCTGCCGATCGGGTTGTAGGTGAATATTTCAGGGTAAATAAGAAACACGGCTCTAAAGACAGACGAGTTATCCGAGAAAGCCTGTTTGCACTGTTTCGTTGGTGGGGGTGGTTACGAAAGTTCGACTCTCAATCAGAAATTGAGCAGACTTGGCTTATACAATTAACCATTAATGCCCGTTTAGAATCTCACCCGTGGAGTGAATTTATCTCAGCGTGGGAGACGTTTGCAGGTTTAGTTAGCATAAATTCAGCCCCTGAGTTTAGCCATATATCACAAAGAGCCACTTGGTTAAATGAGCAGTTCTCTGAACATTGTTTCACGACCGACGAGCTCGTTCCCGATTGGTTTTGGGAGGTCTGCCCAAGTGAGAATAGTGAGCAGCGTTTAGCATTAGTTGAGTCGCTCTCATCTCGTCCACCTATCTGGGGACGGGTACAGAATATCGACCTTGATGACGCCATTCAATCTCTGCAAAAATTAGATATTCCAGCTAAAGGTTGTGAGTTTTTCAGCGACAGCATCAACCTTGGTAATAAGAATATTAACCTTAATGGGCTCTCTCTTTATAAAGAGGGTGAACTTGAGATCCAAGATCTTGGCTCTCAAGTTGTTGGCCAACTCTGTCAACCTAGAGCTGATGACAACTGGTGGGATACGTGTAGTGGCGCAGGTGGTAAAAGCTTACAAATACGCTCGCTAATGTTACAACAATCTCAAGAGGCTCAAGGCAGTATTATCGCTTCTGATATACGTAGAAAGCCCCTAGAGGAGCTGGCGAAAAGAGCAAAACGTGCTGGCTTTAAGAAGATCACCACATCCCCTTGGAAATCAGATGAACTCCCAGTACCTCATGCTCACTTTGATGGGGTGTTAGTCGATGCTCCCTGCAGTTGCACTGGCACTTGGCGACGTAACCCAGATATGCGCTGGATAGACACCATAGACACAGTGCTAGATAAGCCGAGTTTACAGCTGGATATTTTAACTCGATCCAGCAAAGCCGTGAAAGCAGGTGCAACTTTGGTCTACGCTACATGCTCACTCTCTCCTTTGGAGAATGAAGAGGTGGTCAAGGCCTTTCTGGCTCAACACAGTGATTTTAGCCTAGAGATAACCACTCACCCCTTTACTGGCGCTAAAGACACCATGCATACCGTAGTCCCTTATCAGGCAGATACTGATGGTATGTTTGTCGCACGGATGCTCAAACGTAGCTAA